ACGCCAAACGCCATGAAACAAAAGTTAATGGTCTCTTTCCCAACAGAGATTCGAAATTTAATCGAATCAAACCGATCTGCTGAAATACCGAATCTATTGATGAGTATCGCCAAAGGAAAAACGCAATTGTATCCACAACCTGCTGTCGATATTTGTTTTGAATTGATTGAATGGCTGTTAACTGGATTTGATTTGGATGAAGTGCTTCGTGAAACCTTATCATTATTGTTTGAAACAACTTTATCACTCGATTTTTTAACATCAGTCCGTACAGAATATTTCAAAGAGTTACGTGGTTAAATAAAACGAACAAAAATGTTTTTTTGTTGTCAGTTTTTGAATTTAGTTCAGAAATTGGAGCAAATAAGGATTGTCGGTTAACACTATGCAAACTCGAAGCATTTACAAATGGGGTTCCCCTGAAGTAGAAGAAAAACTTCCCTCACATACTCTTGATTTTTTAAACAATCAATTCCCCGTTTCAAATGAACTTAAATCTTCTCTCCCCAAAGGAGAACTCAATTTAAAACCATTAAAAAAATCTAAATTAAGTGCATCGATTGTCTCCAAACTTAAAAAAATAGTAGGGAACGCCAATGTTTCGTTAGACGATGTGAGTCGGGCAAGGCATTCGATTGGAAAATTTTATACTGAAATTTATAAAGCTAGGTTTGGGGAAGTCACTGAGGTAGTTGACGTTGTTGTTTTACCTAAAAATGAAACAGAAATTGAGGAAATATTATCCTTAGCCAATGCGAATAAAATCCCAGTCATTCCCTTTGGAGCAGGTTCTACTGTGACAAAAGCACTCCAAGCTCCCAAGGGTGGTATCTCACTCGATTTATCAAGACTCAATCGAATCATCGAATTCAATGCCATTGATTCAACAGTGACAGTAGAGGCGGGCGTTTATGGTCCTGAGTTGGAAAAACATTTGAATGAAAGAGGATACACTTGCGGACATTTCCCTCAGTCTTTTGAATTTTCAACGGTTGGTGGTTGGATTGCGGCAAAAGGTGCAGGACAAGCTTCGACGGGTTATGGGAAAATCGAAGATATCCTATTGGGTCTAACGGCAATGACTCCTTCAGGTAAGTTTGAATCAAAAGTGTACCCAGCAGCATCCATTGGTCCCGATATGTTTCGATTGTTCCTTGGGACAGAAGGAAGTTTTGGTGTGATCACAAAAGCGACTTTGAAGATTCGTAAATACCATTCAGAAAATTCTGCAAAAGGATCTTTTATATTTAAAAACTTTGAAAAGGCCGTTGAGACAATGCGCGAAGTCATGCAAGGTGGATTTGGAAAACCTCATTTCTTTCGTATTCAAGATCCAGAGGAAACTGATATCTCCTTTCACATGAGTGGATTACACGGAGGAAAGGAAGATTTATTTTTAAGATTCATCGGATACAAACCAATGCAAAGGTCACTTATGCACATCATTATCGATGGTGACCCTTCTTATACAAAAGAAGTTATGAAAAAAATTAAAAAGATCGCAAAACGGAATGGTGGATTCTCCACGGGGGAGTCTCCCGTAAATAAATGGTTACACCAAAGGTATTCGAGCGCGTATCTTCGAGATTATCTAATGGATGAAGGGATACGAATTGATACTTTAGAGACAGCGGTTAGTTGGTCAAATCTGCATACTTTGTGGGAGAACACTAGGGCATACATAAAAAGTTTTGAAAACACATCGTGTATGGTTCACATTTCGCACGCCTATGAAAATGGAGCCAATTTATATTTTATTTTTCTTAGTCCTATGAATCAACAAAATGAAGTTTCAGATTTTTTGAAATTTCATAAAGGGATCATTGATAGTATTCATGCGAATGGTGGTTCTTTATCACACCATCATGGAATTGGAAGGATGTTATCTCCTTGGATGGAAAAAGAAGTAGGTGAGGAAGGCATTCGGATCCTTTCTTCACTCAAAAAAACTTTTGATCCCAAAGGCATCATGAATCCAGGCGGATTGTTAGGATTAAAATAATGGGTGTATCGGAACGAAAAAAAAGAGAATTTGCACAGAGAGAATCGGACATTCTAAATTGCGCGATTGAACTTTTTCGAACCAAACATCCTTCACTTGTGAAGATGGATGATATCGCCAAACACTTAGAAATTGGGCGGGGTACTATTTATCTGCATTTTAAGAGTAAAGATGATTTGATGGCACGGATCCAATATGAAGATTATGTGCGACTTCGTGCGAGGTTGGAAAAAGCATTTGAAGAAAAAACTGCTATTGAGATGTCAAGACGCGCGATTCGAGCTTATATCGAACATTGTCTTGGCGACAAACATATGTATGTCGTCGCAAAACAATGTGGAGTCAATTTAAACATTGAGAATGTCTCTGATGATTTGCGTAAAATGTTAATTGATGAAAGATCCAATCGTTTGTCTTTGTTGGAAAAAATATACAAACAAGCAAAGAATGAAAATCTTATTAATTCGCGTGGAACATATCCGAATGTGGCAGTTGCTTGGGGTATGATTCGTGGTGCAGTGGAGGTGATCCTCGATGGTCATTTTCAAAACGAAATCAAAAGTGAAAAGGCGTATTTGGAAACCATAGAACATGTTTTATTTTTTGGTTTATTTTCGGGTGGAAACAAAGGAGAAACGTGATGAGAAAAATGAAGGTGATTTTAAATCCAGTATCAGGTGGAGGGCTTTCCGCAAAAGTTTGGAAAAAAATTGAACCAATCCTCATCCAAAATGGAATTTCATATTCCTATGAAGCCACCACAAAAGATAAGGCAGCAAAAGACATAGCCAAGGAAGCAGTCAAACAAGGATTTCATTGGATTTTAGGGATTGGTGGTGATGGTACTTTTTCCAACATCATCAACGGACTTTTTGAAAACGGTAAATTAATCAATAAAAATGTAGTATTTAGTCCAATCCCAGCTGGGAGAGGGAATGATTTTATCAAAACAGTTAAAGTCCCAAAAAGTCCAACGAAGGCATTGGAACAAATCTTAGGTGGAACCGAAAGGTTTATTGACCTAATCGATGTTACCTATACGAAATCAGATAAAACGAAAGGGAAGTACCTCTGTTTGAATTTAGCCGATTTTGGTATGGGTGGTGAGGTTGTTTACCGAGTTAACAAGTCTAGGCTAGGTCGGTTTATTGGCGGCAAAGCAGTTTTTTTACTGTATACGGTTGTTTGTCTTTTCTCTTATACGAATAAAAAAATCACACTAACGCTATCCAAATTTGAAAAGATTACCAATAAATGTAGGTTGATCGTATGTGCGAATGGTGAATTTGCAGGAGGAGGAATGTGGTTTGCCCCCAAGGCAAAGTTAGACGATGGTAAGATGGACTTACTTGCGATCCAAGACGTTTCTGTTTTTGAAACTCTGAGAAAGTTTGGGAATCTTTACCAAGGGAAATTGTCAGAGGATTCCAAGGTGATTTCAAAACAAATCACAGAACTCAAAGCCGATTCAGATGAAGATGTTTTTATCGACGTAGATGGAGAGAATATGGGGCAACTCCCTGCCGAATTCAAAGTTATTCCAAAGGTTTTACCGATTAAATGTTAATTTTATGAAACATAGCACCAAACAAGAAAACTCGAGACTTACACATTTAAAAAAAGAATACGACATACTCATCATAGGTGGTGGGATTACTGGTGCCAATGTACTTTGGGATGCAACTTTACGAGGGTATCAATGCCTACTTGTCGAAAAAAATGATTACGCATCGGGCACAAGCCAAGCAACTTCCAAACTCATCCACGGCGGACTTCGGTATTTAAAAAATTTTGAAATTGGTTTGGTCAGAGAGTCTCTTTCTGAGAGAAGATACTTAGCAAAAATATCTCCCCATGCAGTGCGTCCTATGGGTTTTATCATACCGATTCGATCGTTATTCCAAAGGATCCAATTGTTCCTTGGTATGGAATTATACAATCTACTCTCATTTGATCGAAACAAAGACATTGATCCCGATGTACAACTTCCCAAATACCGATGGAATTCAATTGCAGAAACGATTTATAAAGTGATTGGGCTAGGTAGAAAATCTCTGATTGGAAGTTTTCAATACTATGATTATGCAAACCCAAATCCTGAAAAACATACTACAGAATTTATCCTCTCAGCAAAAGAGAAAGGTGCACACGCCTTTAATTATTTGTCAGTCACCACATTAAAAAAACAAAATAGCGGTGGTTATACGGTTGGATTAACGGATGAAATTACAGGCAAAAAAGTGTTGGTCTCTGCGAAGATAGTTGTGAATTCAGCAGGGCCATGGGCTGATGTCATCGAATCAATGGCTGGAATTTCGGCAGAAAAAAAATTGGTTCGATCCAAAGGAATTCATGCAGTGGTTCGTAATATTTGTGGGAATGAATGTGTTGTTTTGTCCAAACGGGACGGTTCTCATCTATTTGTGATCCCTTGGCGTGGGAAAACAATCATTGGGACGACAGACACTGCCTATGAAGATGATCCTGACAAATTCAAAGTCAAACAATCTGAACTCGTAGACTTAATTGACGAAGTCAATTTTAGTTTTGGATTCGCAAAATTAACGTTAAAAGATGTAGATTATTACTATGGGGGTTTGCGTCCTCTAGTGGAAGACCCAGGAAGTACGGAAGGAACCTACTCAGCTTCTAGAAAATCGGAAATTTTTCACTATGAAAAGGAAGGATTCCCTGGTTTCTTTTCCGCGTTAGGTGGTAAATATACCACAAGTCGCGCCGTGGCCGAAAGTTTGGTCAATTCGATTGATTTGTATTCGAAGGGTAAAGAAGATTCTTGTGTTACTAAATTTACACCCTTACTTGGTGGTCGGTACCAAAATGTAAAAGAGTTAGTCACTGAAATTCAATTTAAATTTCCACATGAATCCGGATTCAAAATAGAAACACTTGTGAGACGTTACGGAAGCACCACTTGGAGGATATTACAAGGGAAAGGAACAGATTCTTATCGTATCCCCAATGGTGAAATTTATTTTGAAGAAGAAGTAGAATACATAGTTTTACACGAAGACATCCATCATCTCACTGATTTTTACTTTAGAAGGTCTGGCGTTGGTACGGTTGGGAAACTAGACACTTCGGATCGCATTCGAATGGATAAAAAAATCGCGAAACTACTTGGATGGAATGCGGAACGACTCAAAGTAGAAAGTAAAAAAGTAGATGAACGATACCAGTGGTATGTTGATTAAATGGCTAGGATTATCATTGATATTCCAGACAAATTGGTCTTTGAAACTTCTTTAAGTGTTCGAATTTCTGATATCAATTTTGCAGGCCACTTAGCACACGATGCGATTTTAACTTTAACGCATGAATGTCGGGCCAGATTCTTTCATTCCCATGGTTGGACAGAGATCAATGTGGAAGGGAAGGGGATTGTTGTTTCTGATGTCGCAATTGTTTATAAATCGGAAGCCTTTTTCCCTGACGATTTACAAATGAGATTGTATGTAGACCAAATCTCAAAAAAATCGTTCGATATGATTTATGTCATCACTCATAAACAGGATGGTAAAGAAATTGCAAGAGCCAAAACGGCGATTGTATTTTTTGATTATTCAGAACGCAAAGCGAGTTCCATACCGGAAGTTTTTTTAAAGGTTATCCAGTAGTCGATAGTGAGAAATGGAAAGTGATTCATTCATCATGGATCACTTGTTTTTGGATGAGAGATACAAATTTTTTTTCTTCTGTTTCGTAATCCATTTTGTGGATTCCACCCGAAAGACTGAGTCGTACTGCTTGATTCCAAGATTTTGATTCCAGCTTTTCCCAGATCCTCATTCCAAAACGACCGTATTCATTTCGGATCCATTGCCTGAGTTGTGTCATAGTCTCTGCGTTTTTATCCTTACGTTTTGAGTAATGAAGGATATAATGTAAAAGTTCTTCGATCCCTTTTCTTTTGGTAACAGATGTTTTAAAAATGGGGGGGAGGGACTGGTCAGATAAAATATCTTTGATAAATTCAAGAGTGGATTGGAGCATATAAAAACTTGAATTGGCCAAAGATTCCTCATCACATTTGTTGATGATAAATGCTTCTGGGACTTCCATAATCCCTGATTTCATAAATTGTACTTGGTCTCCACCAAGCGGTTGCATTACTAAAAAAGAGATATCAGATACCAAAGAAACGGAGATTTCATTTTGTCCGATGCCTACAGTTTCAATGAATACATAATCAAATATCTTTCGTAGGAAACGAATGACATGGTAGGTATAGGGATTCAGGCCACCGAGTTCTAATTGGGAAGGTTGCGAGCGAAAATAGATCCTAGTGTCTCGTCTTGGAAGTGTGACACGAGTTCTGTCACCAAGGATAGAACCACCACTCACATTAGAAGAGGGATCAATGGCCACGATTGCCATTTTTTTATCTGGTGCAAAATCAAGGAACAATCGACAAAGTTCACCGAGTAACGATGATTTGCCGGCACCAGGTGTGCCTGTGATGCCAATCGTGAGTCCATCTTTGGCATTTGGCTTTTGGGATTGGATTTCGCGGAATAAACTTTCTCGAAATTCTAGATTGTTTTCCGTTTCAATTTTAGAGATGATTTTGGCAATCGGGAACTTTTCGCCGAGGAGTGCTTCGGACACCAATTCTGATAGTGTTTCTGTGGAATCAATCAAGTGAGTTTGCCATTTAAATTATAGTTAAGATGCGAGAAATGAAACTTCTGCTACAAATCAAAATTGATCAGTAGCAGAAGTGTTCTGAATACAAAGGTTTGTCAAACGAGAGCTGGTTCGACTGAAATGATGTCGATGATTTTATTCATGATCGACATGAGATCATAATCCTTTGGAGTAAAGATCTCTCGGATTCCCATTTTTTTCAATTCTTCAAAATCAGATTCTGGGATGATACCACCAATCACTACAGGGATTTTTGCCTTGTAATGAGCCAGTTCATCAAACAACTGTTTTGCGATTTCTTTATGGGAGCCAGAAAGGATGGAGAGACCAATTACATTCGCGTTTTCTTCGACGGCCGATTGAACGATTTCTTCTGGGGAAAGTCGGATACCAGAGTAAATTACGTCAAATCCACTGTGTTTTGCAGAAACGGCAATCATTTCCGCACCATTGGAATGGCCATCAAGTCCTGGTTTTCCCACCACAATTTTGGGTCTATGCCCATGTGCTTTGGTAAAGGCTTCCACTTTTCCACGAACCGTTGCCACTTTGTCATCGGAAAGGAAAAGTTTTTGGCCATCCACACCAGTTGGTGGGTTGTATTCGCCGTAAACTTCGCGGAGTGCATCGGCCCATTCCCCTGTTGTGACGAGTGCTTTGGCACAAGCAATGGAATAAGGCATAAGGTTTTTTCCTTCTTTTGCAGCTTGTTTTAAATCCTCTAAGGATTTTTTTGCAAGTTCTGCATTCCGTCGTCCTTTTGCTTCTGCGAGTACACTTAATGTTTGTTCAGCGGACTTAGGATCTACCTTGAAGATACCACCATCGGAGTCCGTCATCAGTGGTGATTTGATTCCGTCAGTCCATTTGTTTTTACCAACAATCACAAGTTCATTGGAGTTGATTTTGGAGAGCCTTTCGGTTTGTGATTTCACAAGTTGTGATTTCATATATCCGTTTTCGATGGCAACAAGAGCACCACCCATATCGAGAATCTTTTGGATTTCCAATTTGGCTTCTTCTTTTAGAGCTTTTACTTTCCCTTCAATCACTTTGGACCCTTCAAAAATATCAGGGTATTCCAAGAGGTCCGTTTCATACGCTAGGACTTGTTGTAAACGGAGAGACCACTGTTGGTCCCAAGGCCTAGGAAGGGAGAGTGCTTCATTCCACGCTGGTAATTGTAGAGCACGGCATCTTGCTTTTCGGGACAATGTCACACCCAATGCTTCGATGAGAATCCGCCAAGCATTGTTTTCTGGTTGTTCTTCTGTGAGACCAAGTGAATTGACTTGAACTCCATAACGGAACACTCTGTACTTTGCTGTTTTGACGTTATAACGTTCCGTTGTGATTTCTTCCCACATCTCAGAGAAAGCACGCATTTTGCACATCTCTTCTACGAAACGAATCCCAGCATTGACAAAAAAGGAAATCCTTCCCACACACTGCTCAAATTCGTCAGCAGTGAAACAATTCCTCTCTTTGATGGCATCGAGTACTGCGATTGCTGTTGCCAAGGCAAAGGAAAGTTCCTGAACAGGAGTTGCCCCCGCTTCTTGTAAATGGTAGGAACAAATGTTAGATGGATTCCACTTTGGAATGTTATGCAAACAATACTCATACATATCCACGATGATTTTCATCGAGTCTTTTGGCGGATAAATGTATGTCCCGCGTGCTAGGTATTCCTTAATGAGATCGTTTTGAGTGGTTCCATTTAGTTTTTCTAAGGGCACTCCCCGTTCTTCGGCAAGGGCTACATAAAGTGATAATAACCACATGGAGGTTCCATTGATGGTCATCGATGTGTTCATCTCTTCAATCGGGATTTGGTCAAATAAGATACGAAAGTCTTCGAGTGAGTTGATGGGAACTCCCACTTTTCCAATTTCAGGCCTTGAGACCTCGTGATCAGAACTATATCCACATTGGGTGGGTAGATCAAATGCAATGGAAAGCCCTGTTTGGCCTTTAGAAAGGTTCTTCCTGTACAACTCATTGGAGGCTTTTGCGTTGGTGTGCCCTGCATAGGTCCTAAAAATCCATGGTTTGTCAGGTTTTCCCTGTCCATTCTCGTCAACGAGAAGGTAATCTTTTTTTTCGGCGGACATTCTTTGCCTCGTTTTATAATTTCTATGTATAATTGAAAATCTTCTGGAATATTTTCACCTAAAAATTTATACAGGACTAGGCAAATTAAGCCTTTTCCAAGATGCGCGAACCTAAACCTTTTTCACCAATTCCTTTCTTTTTTAGCATCTTACTCTTAAGTTTGGGTTATGCCTTGTTCTCCTATTTTCGCCCATTCCCAACCACGGAAACAGAATGGGAATTTTTGGCCAATGTCAAAGCGGCAACGGAGGAGGGGGGACTCGTTTCTGCGAGAGAACCTCTTGCGTTTTGGTTTGTTGTCACTTGGAAAAAGATCTTTGGTGCCAACTACATTCCATCTTTCATTGCGTTAGCTGGTTTATTCTATAGTTTATTCCTTCATTTGTTCCTTTTGTTATTACGCAATGTAGAATGGAAACGAAACCATTATTTGGTCGTTTATTTGGCGGCCTTTCTGCCATTTTCGTATGGATTCCCAACTTCATACTTCACGGAAACACTCTGTCTTGTTTTTTTGTTACTCGTCTTTTTGACCTTCCGTTTGGAAAAGATGACCGATTTACTTGTCTTCCCTACGTTTACACTCTTAGCGTTTTTTTCAAGTTTCATCATGTTCTATTTAGGATTTACATTCTTTGTGATTTTTACAGGGATTCGTGGATCGAGAAAGGCGGCTCAAAAAACATCCGTTTTTTATAAAAAGAAAAATGTTCCTTTTCTCTTTCTTGTGGGATACCTTGCCTTCTTTGTTTTATCTTTATTTTACTTTTCGTATTCCAATTTTTTTGGGGAGGGTTCCATCTCTTTTCTTTTCCACACATGGTACCAATCTTCCCTTGTGATTTTACTTCCCATGTTAACGATAGGAATTGGTCACATTTTACTGAAGACAGAAAAAGAGTTGAATACAATTACCGCATCTGTTGTGTTAGGTGTCTCAATTATTGCTTCGATTTACTTTATTTTTAAGGATTTGCGCTCAGGCGGTGCGGAACCTTGGGAAACACAAACCAAAAATCTGACCAAATCCTTTGGGCAAGCATTGGTACTCAAATCTGATCCAATTTATTTACCAAAAGAGTTTTCATTTGCTTTGTATTTCCAAACAGGAACCAAAACAAAATATTTAAAAGAATCCAATGTATCTGAAAAATCCTTTTTATACGTAGAAGGGATTTGGAACCAAGACATCCAATTGGTTCAAAAATCGGGACTCTTCCGAAAATCAAACCGATCACTTGGGATTGTACCTCTCAGTGAAGATGATGTCCTCATCCAAAAAACCACTTCTGACCGTATCAAAAATGAAAAGAATTTAAGTTTTATATTCAAAAAAGTAGACGAGGCATGGGGGAATGTTCCCGCAAAACGCCCGTTTGACGAGTATACGTCTAGTTTACAGAAAAAATTTGGATACTTGAGTTTTTATTAATTTAGTTTATGTAATTCGATTATTTTGAACTAAAATCTTGATAAAACCGTTTCACTTTGGAAACATATTGTTTGGTTTCTTCATAAGGTGGAATCCCGTTGTATCGTTTGACAGCCCCAGGCCCAGCGTTATAAGCAGCGATTGCTTTTTCAGGGTCCTTAAATTCTTTCAATAACCCTTTTAAGAACTTCACTCCTCCGGCCACATTTTCTTCTGGGTCAAAAGGATCTTTTACACCAAGACGATCTGCGGTTTCAGGCATGAGTTGCATTAGGCCCATCGCACCCTTTGGGGAAACCGCTTTCGGTTTAAAACCTGATTCTGCTTTCACCATGGCCTTTACCAAATTGGGGTCCAAACCTTGTGCTTCTGCAATGGATTCGATGGACTCGAGTAGTTTGTCAGGTTGTTGGGATCCAATCCTTTCGTTTGCGTTGGGTTTCTCCAGTCCCGCAGGAAACGGG
This Leptospira biflexa serovar Patoc strain 'Patoc 1 (Paris)' DNA region includes the following protein-coding sequences:
- a CDS encoding protein kinase — translated: MIDSTETLSELVSEALLGEKFPIAKIISKIETENNLEFRESLFREIQSQKPNAKDGLTIGITGTPGAGKSSLLGELCRLFLDFAPDKKMAIVAIDPSSNVSGGSILGDRTRVTLPRRDTRIYFRSQPSQLELGGLNPYTYHVIRFLRKIFDYVFIETVGIGQNEISVSLVSDISFLVMQPLGGDQVQFMKSGIMEVPEAFIINKCDEESLANSSFYMLQSTLEFIKDILSDQSLPPIFKTSVTKRKGIEELLHYILHYSKRKDKNAETMTQLRQWIRNEYGRFGMRIWEKLESKSWNQAVRLSLSGGIHKMDYETEEKKFVSLIQKQVIHDE
- a CDS encoding protein meaA, which produces MSAEKKDYLLVDENGQGKPDKPWIFRTYAGHTNAKASNELYRKNLSKGQTGLSIAFDLPTQCGYSSDHEVSRPEIGKVGVPINSLEDFRILFDQIPIEEMNTSMTINGTSMWLLSLYVALAEERGVPLEKLNGTTQNDLIKEYLARGTYIYPPKDSMKIIVDMYEYCLHNIPKWNPSNICSYHLQEAGATPVQELSFALATAIAVLDAIKERNCFTADEFEQCVGRISFFVNAGIRFVEEMCKMRAFSEMWEEITTERYNVKTAKYRVFRYGVQVNSLGLTEEQPENNAWRILIEALGVTLSRKARCRALQLPAWNEALSLPRPWDQQWSLRLQQVLAYETDLLEYPDIFEGSKVIEGKVKALKEEAKLEIQKILDMGGALVAIENGYMKSQLVKSQTERLSKINSNELVIVGKNKWTDGIKSPLMTDSDGGIFKVDPKSAEQTLSVLAEAKGRRNAELAKKSLEDLKQAAKEGKNLMPYSIACAKALVTTGEWADALREVYGEYNPPTGVDGQKLFLSDDKVATVRGKVEAFTKAHGHRPKIVVGKPGLDGHSNGAEMIAVSAKHSGFDVIYSGIRLSPEEIVQSAVEENANVIGLSILSGSHKEIAKQLFDELAHYKAKIPVVIGGIIPESDFEELKKMGIREIFTPKDYDLMSIMNKIIDIISVEPALV
- a CDS encoding acyl-CoA thioesterase codes for the protein MARIIIDIPDKLVFETSLSVRISDINFAGHLAHDAILTLTHECRARFFHSHGWTEINVEGKGIVVSDVAIVYKSEAFFPDDLQMRLYVDQISKKSFDMIYVITHKQDGKEIARAKTAIVFFDYSERKASSIPEVFLKVIQ
- a CDS encoding lytic transglycosylase domain-containing protein translates to MRLTDIPSVSSVLSRMESLTQLSKDPKSLVSFPELLEREFSKQTQIPSASLPEEKVNLVGNIQLPFPAGLEKPNANERIGSQQPDKLLESIESIAEAQGLDPNLVKAMVKAESGFKPKAVSPKGAMGLMQLMPETADRLGVKDPFDPEENVAGGVKFLKGLLKEFKDPEKAIAAYNAGPGAVKRYNGIPPYEETKQYVSKVKRFYQDFSSK
- a CDS encoding FAD-binding oxidoreductase gives rise to the protein MQTRSIYKWGSPEVEEKLPSHTLDFLNNQFPVSNELKSSLPKGELNLKPLKKSKLSASIVSKLKKIVGNANVSLDDVSRARHSIGKFYTEIYKARFGEVTEVVDVVVLPKNETEIEEILSLANANKIPVIPFGAGSTVTKALQAPKGGISLDLSRLNRIIEFNAIDSTVTVEAGVYGPELEKHLNERGYTCGHFPQSFEFSTVGGWIAAKGAGQASTGYGKIEDILLGLTAMTPSGKFESKVYPAASIGPDMFRLFLGTEGSFGVITKATLKIRKYHSENSAKGSFIFKNFEKAVETMREVMQGGFGKPHFFRIQDPEETDISFHMSGLHGGKEDLFLRFIGYKPMQRSLMHIIIDGDPSYTKEVMKKIKKIAKRNGGFSTGESPVNKWLHQRYSSAYLRDYLMDEGIRIDTLETAVSWSNLHTLWENTRAYIKSFENTSCMVHISHAYENGANLYFIFLSPMNQQNEVSDFLKFHKGIIDSIHANGGSLSHHHGIGRMLSPWMEKEVGEEGIRILSSLKKTFDPKGIMNPGGLLGLK
- a CDS encoding diacylglycerol/lipid kinase family protein, which encodes MRKMKVILNPVSGGGLSAKVWKKIEPILIQNGISYSYEATTKDKAAKDIAKEAVKQGFHWILGIGGDGTFSNIINGLFENGKLINKNVVFSPIPAGRGNDFIKTVKVPKSPTKALEQILGGTERFIDLIDVTYTKSDKTKGKYLCLNLADFGMGGEVVYRVNKSRLGRFIGGKAVFLLYTVVCLFSYTNKKITLTLSKFEKITNKCRLIVCANGEFAGGGMWFAPKAKLDDGKMDLLAIQDVSVFETLRKFGNLYQGKLSEDSKVISKQITELKADSDEDVFIDVDGENMGQLPAEFKVIPKVLPIKC
- a CDS encoding glycerol-3-phosphate dehydrogenase/oxidase, with the translated sequence MKHSTKQENSRLTHLKKEYDILIIGGGITGANVLWDATLRGYQCLLVEKNDYASGTSQATSKLIHGGLRYLKNFEIGLVRESLSERRYLAKISPHAVRPMGFIIPIRSLFQRIQLFLGMELYNLLSFDRNKDIDPDVQLPKYRWNSIAETIYKVIGLGRKSLIGSFQYYDYANPNPEKHTTEFILSAKEKGAHAFNYLSVTTLKKQNSGGYTVGLTDEITGKKVLVSAKIVVNSAGPWADVIESMAGISAEKKLVRSKGIHAVVRNICGNECVVLSKRDGSHLFVIPWRGKTIIGTTDTAYEDDPDKFKVKQSELVDLIDEVNFSFGFAKLTLKDVDYYYGGLRPLVEDPGSTEGTYSASRKSEIFHYEKEGFPGFFSALGGKYTTSRAVAESLVNSIDLYSKGKEDSCVTKFTPLLGGRYQNVKELVTEIQFKFPHESGFKIETLVRRYGSTTWRILQGKGTDSYRIPNGEIYFEEEVEYIVLHEDIHHLTDFYFRRSGVGTVGKLDTSDRIRMDKKIAKLLGWNAERLKVESKKVDERYQWYVD
- a CDS encoding TetR/AcrR family transcriptional regulator, yielding MGVSERKKREFAQRESDILNCAIELFRTKHPSLVKMDDIAKHLEIGRGTIYLHFKSKDDLMARIQYEDYVRLRARLEKAFEEKTAIEMSRRAIRAYIEHCLGDKHMYVVAKQCGVNLNIENVSDDLRKMLIDERSNRLSLLEKIYKQAKNENLINSRGTYPNVAVAWGMIRGAVEVILDGHFQNEIKSEKAYLETIEHVLFFGLFSGGNKGET